Proteins encoded within one genomic window of Macrotis lagotis isolate mMagLag1 chromosome 3, bilby.v1.9.chrom.fasta, whole genome shotgun sequence:
- the LOC141519377 gene encoding mas-related G-protein coupled receptor member X1-like translates to MTVSPTPEQWEYVHYSETERSENRTFIPGTASLEKFTFGEWMLIPSLVIALVGLVGNGLVLWLLGFRIKRNPFSVYILNLAGADTLFLCCHFVFYIVYFLKHFYYNGIIEMYILKNMFYVMGLSLLAAISTERCLSVLFPIWYRCNRPRHMSAMVCTVLWTVATLLGVAEFVLCFNVYSYGFCLKYFITVSVWFLIFTPVMGLSSLTLLLRVQCTSGRRQPHRLYLLVLLNVLVFLLCGLPMGIMNFLSFWHESVMPFWLLHLLACVNSSVNPFIYFFLGRQRHRRRKESFRVVLQRALGDEHEVGSGERNNPHTNSPETSC, encoded by the coding sequence ATGACTGTATCTCCCACACCTGAGCAGTGGGAATATGTTCATTACAGCGAAACAGAGAGGAGTGAAAATAGAACTTTCATTCCTGGAACTGCATCACTTGAAAAATTTACCTTTGGTGAGTGGATGCTGATCCCTTCTCTGGTCATCGCCCTGGTGGGGCTGGTGGGGAATGGCCTGGTCCTGTGGCTCCTGGGCTTCCGCATCAAGAGGAACCCCTTCTCTGTCTATATCCTCAACCTGGCTGGGGCCGACACCCTCTTCCTTTGCTGCCACTTTGTGTTCTACATagtttattttcttaaacatttttattataatggaaTAATCGAAATGTACATCCTCAAAAATATGTTCTACGTGATGGGCCTGAGTCTCCTGGCTGCGATCAGCACTGAGCGCTGTCTATCTGTGCTCTTCCCCATTTGGTACCGATGTAACCGGCCCAGGCACATGTCTGCCATGGTCTGCACTGTTCTCTGGACTGTGGCCACCCTGCTTGGGGTAGCagaatttgttctttgttttaatgTATATAGTTATGGTTTCTGTCTTAAGTATTTCATCACCGTGTCCGTGTGGTTCCTCATCTTTACTCCCGTGATGGGGCTGTCCAGTCTGACCCTCCTGCTGAGGGTCCAGTGCACCTCTGGACGCCGGCAGCCCCACAGGCTCTACCTGCTGGTCCTGCTCAACGTCCTGGTCTTCCTGCTCTGTGGTCTGCCCATGGGGATTATGAACTTCTTATCGTTCTGGCACGAAAGTGTCATGCCTTTTTGGCTCCTTCATCTCCTGGCCTGTGTGAACAGCAGTGTGAACCCCTTCATTTACTTCTTCCTGGGCAGACAAAGGCATAGAAGAAGGAAGGAGTCCTTCAGGGTGGTTCTCCAGAGGGCCCTGGGGGATGAACATGAGGTGGGTAGTGGGGAGAGGAACAACCCCCACACCAATAGCCCAGAGACGTCATGCTGA